The region GAAACAAAATAAAACCTGCCCAAAAACTTGATCCAAGTTGGACGATTGTTCGCTTTTGAGGCAGATGGGTGTGAAATATGAAATGTGCGTGTGCTGTGCGGGCTGTTAGCAAGTTGACGAGCTTGAGGAAGTCAATCGCAGTTGTGTAGAAAAAGGTAACTTGGTTGGTCTTTAACTGAGAGATCAATTGATCAAGAAAGAACCGTGGATGTCACGCCGTGGTTTTGTGGTGTGCGGTCGTCGCAAACATCGGCCTCTTGTTGAAattttggtgttgtttgttgaCGGCGATGCTCCACGGCCAGCTTCCCTCTCCAGACTTTTTGCACTTTTTGCGCAATTTTTCCGTTTTTCGCGGCTCTGAGCAACCCGGTCGGTCGCCAAAATAGAGACGAAATGCTCAGAACACGCAAATTGGCCGCTCAATGGTAGAACTGGAACTCAATCAAAGAAAAAGGCTGTTGCGCTGGTCGGTTTTCGTAGATTAATATGTGTTGCTCTCGTGGCTTTGGAGTGCATGATGGGTGCATCGGCCCTCAATTCACCTTCACTGTTGGGATTCACACAAGCATCATTTCATCCTATCTcggctggctgctggctgcttgCTCCGTGCAGCAGCGGGCAACGGGCCGTTCCTGCTTTGTATTTCACTAGATCACTGACAGAGGGGGAAGGCACGACCAAGCCCGGGCTAAGGCAGGCAGGCTATTTTGGGGCAGACATCCCATCCCTTTTGATTAAAGTACCTTGATTCTTGGGACACCTAATGGAACCTGATAAACACCCTTGACTCCATTCCTAACCTGGCGCAATGCAATGCTCGCTTAAAGCCACTTGTACAACCGTCCTGTTCTGCAACACAGTCATGACACCACGACTCGTCTCATTCACCGTGGACATGTGCCCCTCTCTGAACGAGGTGCCAGATGCTAGTTCCAAATGCCAATGTCAGCCTTCTCCTGACTAATATATGCCACAACCCCTCCTACTTGGTGCCATTGCTTTCGGTTTGCCGTACGTCGAGGATGGATATTCTTTCGCGTGCTGTGTCATTCAGATCCTAGGACTTGATCATGAAGATCTGGGGGATGTCAGCACTGAGAAGAAACAATAGAATCCCAACGGTAGCTTACCTGATTGAGCGCCGCACTATCTGCAAAGGCCATCTTCTTTTGGGCAATAAACCGTGACCTTGCCAGGTAGCGGGTATTCGTAGTCACAGGCGTCGAGTAACCGCTCCCAGTTGGCGTTGACGCATCACTTTCAACTGCCGGGGTGACACTCTCCTCTTTTTtgcgcttcttctccttggaaCTGCTTGCGCCAGCCTCTGAACCTGATTCTGACATTGGCTtgtccttctttttcttgtctttcttgtccttcttctctttcttttctttcttctccttcctttccttcgtcttctccttctttgcTTTCTTAGCATTCTCAGCCGATGTGTCtacctcctcttctggaGACTCGCTCTTCTGCTTCTCCCGCTTGCTCGACTTCTCCGACTTGGTTGGCTCTGTGTTGCTTTCCGCCGAGTCCACCTTGCGCTTCTTCGACTttttgtccttcttcttctccttcgaGCCGGCACTGTCTGTTTCAACATCAGATTCtgttttcctcttcttggacttcttctccttcttgcgcGCCTTCTCGTCGTCCTTTTCTGTGTCCTCGTCGGCCTTGCGCTTTTTTGATGGGAGATCTGAAGGCTCCGAGGCTTCTGTCTCGGCGCTCTCTTCTGTGGACTCCTCGGAACTCTCCTGAGCACCATTGACCTCGCCCTTGTCGGCACCCTCTTGTGgctcctccttcaacacatctc is a window of Podospora pseudopauciseta strain CBS 411.78 chromosome 1, whole genome shotgun sequence DNA encoding:
- the PXR1 gene encoding telomerase inhibitor (COG:A; EggNog:ENOG503P256), which codes for MGLAGAKNKRRLGNDPNNNRWMRNTESFGQKMLRSQGWEPGQYLGAKDAAHAENYGAASASHIQVTLKDDTLGLGAKRNNGDECTGLFDFQHLLGRLNGKSEEALESELKKREDLKMNSYLERRLGTIRFVRGGWLVGDVLKEEPQEGADKGEVNGAQESSEESTEESAETEASEPSDLPSKKRKADEDTEKDDEKARKKEKKSKKRKTESDVETDSAGSKEKKKDKKSKKRKVDSAESNTEPTKSEKSSKREKQKSESPEEEVDTSAENAKKAKKEKTKERKEKKEKKEKKDKKDKKKKDKPMSESGSEAGASSSKEKKRKKEESVTPAVESDASTPTGSGYSTPVTTNTRYLARSRFIAQKKMAFADSAALNQIFMIKS